From a region of the Arachis ipaensis cultivar K30076 chromosome B09, Araip1.1, whole genome shotgun sequence genome:
- the LOC107617328 gene encoding linoleate 9S-lipoxygenase: protein MFSGVTGLINRGQKLKGTVVLMRKNVLDINELTSAQSATGIIGGAIGVIGGAIGTTVDTLTAFLGRSVALKLISATSADASGKGKVGKQTFLEGVITSLPTLGAGQSAFDIHFEWDTDMGVPGAFYIENFMQVEFYLVSLTLEDVPNQGTIQFPCNSWVYNSKLYKSDRIFFSNKTYLPGDMPAPLKKYREDELVILRGDGTGERKEHERIYDYDVYNDLGNPDSNARLARPVLGGNTTFPYPRRGRTGRKPTKTDPKSESRSDSVYLPRDEAFGHLKSSDFLVYILKSASQNVIPQLQSALPLVGQTEFNTFEDVRDLYEGGIKLPTNILSDLSPIPLFKELFRTDGEQALKFPVPKIIQVDKSAWMTDEEFAREMIAGLNPHVIKVLKEFPPQSKLDKQLYGDNTSTITKQHVESSLGGVTVEEAISNNKLFILDHHDPLFPYLSKINKTTTKAYATRTVLFLQNDGTLKPVAIELSKPNPQGDNYGPISTVYTPTKQGVDGSIWQLAKAYVVVNDSCFHQLVSHWLNTHAVVEPFVIATNRHLSVVHPIHKLLLPHYRDTMNINALARNVLVNAEGIIESTFLWGGYSLEMSAVVYKDWVLTEQALPNDLLKRGVAVEDSSSPHGVRLLIEDYPYAADGLEIWGAIKSWVEEYVSFYYKSDAAIVQDSELQAFWKELVEVGHGDKKNESWWPRMQTRAELVQTCSTLIWIASALHAAVNFGQYPYGGYILNRPTLSRQFMPEKGSKEYDDLAKNPEKVFLNTITGKKETLTDLTIIEVLSRHASDEQYLGQRGDGDNWTADTAPIEAFKRFGKKLVEIEQKLIQRNNDERLRNRYGPAQMPYTLLYPSSEEGLTFRGIPNSISI from the exons ATGTTTTCCGGGGTAACAGGACTGATTAACAGGGGGCAGAAGCTGAAGGGGACGGTGGTGTTGATGAGAAAGAATGTGTTGGACATCAATGAACTCACTTCTGCACAGAGTGCTACTGGCATCATTGGTGGTGCTATAGGCGTCATTGGTGGTGCTATAGGCACCACAGTTGATACCCTCACTGCTTTCTTGGGTCGATCTGTCGCACTTAAGTTGATCAGTGCCACCAGTGCTGATG CAAGTGGAAAAGGGAAAGTGGGAAAGCAAACGTTCCTAGAAGGTGTTATTACTTCACTGCCAACGTTGGGAGCAGGGCAATCTGCATTCGATATCCATTTCGAATGGGACACTGACATGGGAGTACCAGGAGCATTCTATATTGAGAATTTCATGCAAGTTGAGTTCTACCTTGTCAGTTTGACTCTTGAAGATGTTCCCAACCAGGGCACCATCCAATTCCCTTGCAATTCCTGGGTCTATAACTCTAAACTCTACAAATCTGATCGCATTTTCTTTTCTAACAAG ACATATCTTCCGGGTGATATGCCAGCTCCACTAAAGAAGTACAGAGAAGATGAATTGGTGATTTTAAGAGGAGATGGCACAGGAGAGCGCAAAGAACATGAAAGAATCTATGACTATGATGTCTACAATGATTTGGGTAATCCAGACAGTAATGCCAGATTGGCTCGTCCAGTTCTTGGAGGAAACACCACCTTTCCTTACCCACGAAGGGGAAGAACTGGCAGAAAACCAACCAAGACAG ATCCCAAGAGTGAGAGTCGGAGCGACAGTGTTTACCTTCCAAGAGATGAAGCATTTGGTCACTTGAAATCTTCAGATTTTCTTGTTTACATACTGAAATCTGCATCTCAAAATGTGATACCTCAATTGCAATCTGCACTTCCATTAGTTGGTCAGACTGAATTTAACACTTTTGAAGATGTGCGTGACCTTTATGAAGGTGGAATTAAGTTGCCTACTAATATTCTCAGTGATCTTAGTCCCATCCCGTTGTTCAAGGAGCTCTTTAGAACTGATGGGGAACAGGCCCTTAAATTTCCAGTACCTAAAATTATTCaag TTGATAAATCTGCATGGATGACCGATGAAGAATTTGCTAGAGAGATGATTGCCGGACTCAATCCACACGTTATTAAAGTTCTTAAG GAATTTCCACCACAAAGCAAGCTAGATAAGCAACTCTATGGTGATAATACCAGTACAATCACCAAACAACACGTGGAGTCAAGCTTGGGTGGGGTGACCGTAGAGGAG GCTATCAGCAACAACAAATTGTTCATATTGGACCACCATGACCCACTCTTCCCCTATTtgagtaaaattaacaaaaccaCCACAAAGGCCTATGCTACAAGAACCGTTCTTTTCTTGCAAAACGATGGAACACTAAAGCCTGTGGCCATTGAGCTAAGTAAGCCAAATCCTCAAGGAGACAACTATGGTCCTATTAGCACTGTTTACACTCCAACAAAACAAGGCGTTGACGGTTCTATTTGGCAACTTGCCAAGGCTTATGTTGTTGTAAACGATTCCTGCTTTCACCAACTTGTCAGCCATTG GCTAAACACTCACGCTGTGGTTGAGCCATTCGTTATTGCAACAAACAGACACCTCAGTGTGGTTCACCCAATTCATAAACTACTTCTCCCACATTATAGAGACACAATGAACATAAATGCACTAGCACGTAATGTCCTTGTTAATGCAGAGGGTATCATTGAATCAACATTCTTGTGGGGTGGGTATTCTTTGGAAATGTCTGCTGTTGTTTATAAGGATTGGGTTCTCACTGAGCAAGCACTACCTAATGACCTTCTCAAGAG AGGAGTGGCAGTTGAAGATTCATCTTCCCCACACGGCGTTCGTCTTCTGATTGAGGACTATCCTTATGCCGCTGATGGACTAGAGATATGGGGTGCAATCAAGTCATGGGTTGAAGAATACGTATCTTTCTACTACAAGTCAGATGCTGCAATAGTTCAAGATTCTGAACTCCAAGCATTCTGGAAGGAACTGGTGGAGGTGGGTCACGGCGACAAGAAGAACGAATCATGGTGGCCAAGGATGCAAACTCGTGCGGAGTTAGTTCAAACTTGCAGTACTCTGATATGGATCGCCTCAGCTCTGCACGCAGCAGTTAATTTCGGACAGTACCCCTATGGCGGTTACATTCTGAACCGTCCAACTCTTAGCAGGCAATTCATGCCGGAGAAAGGGTCGAAGGAGTACGACGATCTGGCCAAGAACCCTGAGAAGGTTTTCTTGAACACAATTACTGGGAAGAAAGAGACCCTGACTGACCTCACAATCATTGAGGTGCTGTCAAGGCATGCTTCTGATGAGCAGTACCTTGGACAGAGAGGAGATGGTGACAACTGGACCGCCGACACGGCGCCCATTGAGGCCTTCAAGAGGTTTGGAAAGAAGTTGGTTGAGATTGAGCAGAAACTGATACAGAGGAACAACGATGAGAGGTTGAGGAATCGTTATGGCCCAGCACAGATGCCGTACACTCTGCTTTATCCTTCAAGTGAGGAAGGGTTGACCTTCAGAGGCATTCCAAACAGTATATCCATTTAA
- the LOC107615200 gene encoding uncharacterized protein LOC107615200 — MRNGDNGVTFECQDPILFRTQHVETLSDLKSLILSKFGGTQGRKIGRVAYRLLAPMGNGVFRFRLFRLHEDEHMRLMFDIHGRIMCEQVMELAAEDDRPLVPPPIHVAIPEHEAEEGEKESDEDYVVDSADSESFDGGNEDEFVPETPVGDVPRHVLPPPHPIPALLAVPSHYHSLHMDAMHERNLVEDSCGVDYNLDGGVEFRVGHMFRSREAVLQGVKNYNICRSVEYRVIESDRLKYHVQCRQADSGCQWSLRVALR, encoded by the exons ATGAGGAATGGCGACAATGGGGTGACATTTGAGTGTCAGGATCCGATATTGTTTCGCACTCAGCATGTGGAGACGTTGTCGgatttgaagagtttgatattgagcaagtTCGGTGGGACACAAGGGAGGAAAATCGGAAGGGTGGCGTATAGGTTGCTAGCACCCATGGGAAATGGAGTTTTCCGGTTTCGACTATTCCGACTTCACGAAGACGAGCATATGCGACTGATGTTCGATATTCATGGGAGGATCATGTGTGAACAGGTAATGGAGCTGGCTGCCGAG GACGACCGACCTCTTGTGCCACCTCCCATTCATGTCGCGATTCCGGAGCATGAGGCAGAGGAGGGTGAGAAGGAGTCGGACGAGGATTACGTGGTGGACAGTGCGGACAGTGAGTCTTTCGATGGTggcaatgaggatgagtttgtgCCGGAGACACCCGTGGGGGATGTGCCGCGCCATGTGCTGCCTCCACCTCATCCAATTCCGGCACTATTGGCTGTGCCAAGTCACTATCACAGTCTACATATGGACGCCATGCATGAGAGGAACCTGGTGGAGGACAGCTGTGGTGTGGATTACAACCTGGACGGCGGCGTGGAGTTTCGAGTCGGACACATGTTCAGAAGCCGAGAGGCGGTGCTTCAAGGTGTGAAGAACTACAATATTTGTAGGAGTGTTGAGTACCGGGTGATCGAGTCCGACCGcttaaagtaccatgtgcagtGCCGTCAAGCCGACAGTGGGTGTCAATGGAGCCTCCGTGTCGCTCTTCGTTAG